The Papaver somniferum cultivar HN1 chromosome 6, ASM357369v1, whole genome shotgun sequence genome segment AATCCTCTTAAGGCTGTGTCACGAACGAAGCAACTTTGAGCAACCAATAATAGAATAAAGTAAAATAGAGTAAaatggatttatttattttttcggcTGTAAAATGGAATTCAGTCAGGTATATTGTGATGGGTGTATAAGAGAGTTCACAACATAAAAGTTGGTCTTCGTAGCCTTGGCTCTGGTTGACGATCATGGTTGTGATTTTTTACTTGGTTTGATAGAATGACAGTACTGTTCCGGATTCTACCGAAGGTTTTGAAATGTGCTTAGTTTGACAGGGTGGTGTGGTGGTGCCTCGGGACAATCGTAAGGCGTAGCCTTGAATTGTAAAACAAAAGCTAGGAATCTAAGACTTCGAACATGAGTCACATGGCACATTCTAGATTAATTAAGAAAAAGACATTCTATCACAGCACTATGTGATCACACGATTCAAGTATTCAACCAATATGTATACCTTGGCAATCAGGCAATAAAACATGGGGCCTTTTTCTCGGTTTACCTAGTCTACAGTAAAGGTTCTCATGCGTTGATGCTGGTTCTTATGCGCTGCCTCGAGGACGAGGTAGTCACAAAATTTAGCCTCCAATTgtaataaaacaaaaaacaaacaaactaggcACTCAAaattagataaaaaaatataattaggAAGCGTTACTAACTCTCAAGGGATACAAAATTCTGGATACGTTGCAATTAAAAGCTATCCTAATCTGAGTGCAAAAAGATTTCATCAAAGAATTACTCAACTTTATTCTATTTTAAGAATTATTAGGGTATTTACAAATATAACAACGTTTAATCTTACAACTGCATccgttatttcaattatattaataATATCTAAACTGAAACGGCCTCTCAGTTTCCTAATTGGTTTCTCTTGGTACTATATATATCCGTCTTATAACATAAGGCGCCGGAAGTTCTTCCTCGTACACACAGATAGGCTACACGCAGAGCCTCAACAACAACGTTAACAAAGCTTCCTACAGGAGGTTTGTATCTTCTTCATTCATCACTTATTGATAATGCTTCTATCTCTCCATTGATATCAATGGTTGTACGCTTTGTTCAGTTTCAGAGAATCTTGAATCATTGATCCAAAGAGAATTTGGAGAAAAATTCAGGTATGAATATCCCATCTTTTCGCAATAAAAACTAGAATTTGAATGTGTTAAGCTTTTAAAAACTTTTAGTTTTACTAGTTCGAATGggtattgagaaaaaaaaaatacgttCGTCAGATATCATGTCCTTAATTTCCTATTATTAAGGAAACGTTATTTGTTGATGTGGGAAGTGGTTCCGATAAGTGGGGAATCTATTGTAACTCATGTATATCAACTGCCAAAGCGTCATCGACTATATATTTTGATGATTTAACATGATAATCAACTTGCTGttgattattattttcttcactaATTCTTTATATATCTATTATTCTTTTAGATGGACGTGGAGAGTAAAACAGTTAATTCTGTTATCGACaatgaggaggaggaagaggatgatGAGAATCGGAGTCAAGCGTTTCTGAGGAAGTTGAGGACGATGAGGATGATAGTGATGATGGATACATAGACGATGATATGTTGTATACTGGTAAGATCTTAATACTATGCGTGAATTAGCGTTAGCGTATAACAAATATAAGTATTAAGCTTCTTTGTATATTTACTTATAACACTCGTCTGAAAATTGCTCTTTCGTAGATGATTTCATTGAGATCAAAGTAAGAATTCTGAGAATTTGGAAAGCGATGTACGGAAGATCTGGGATtgtaaagggtttggattttattCTGATTGATGAACAAGTAAGTATTATATTCTAAGGTTATGATTTCGGGGGAGGTgaaattattgttttctttagATAAACTATCGCGGCATTAGGATCGTAAATAGGGCCAGCGTCTCAAATCTTATCTGTTTTGGACCACTTTGAAAATAATGCAGGAAATACCGTTAATTACCTTGTGCTGTTATTAAACATAATACTACTATGTTTTATGAAATTTCAGAAGAATCTGCATCATGCTACTACCATTAATGATGAGTAcatcatgaacaaatatatgtCAACACTGAATGAAGGAGAAGTTTATCTCATACGATATTTCGTAATAGAGATCCAAATAATACTGTTTATTGTAAAAGTTAATGTCTGTCATATTTTCGCAGATGTAATCGGAAAACTAATATCTCTTTCAGAAAAGAAACCGAAGGACACGAAAATAACCGAGCTATTTATAGAGGACATGAGGTATATTCTTTGCTTTAATTACATCAAAATATCTCGCTCAAATAAATAAAAGTAGGCATATAACATGCAAGATTTGCATTCTACAGCGGAAGAAAAATGAAATAGGGGATCAACTAAAAGATATCAAGGCAGTTGGACAGACAAAATTTTTACAAGTGATTATAGTAACATCAATATATGTACAGAACTACGAAGGTAAACTTCAAAACCGAGTACAATGTTAGGAATAAAGGCATCAAAAAATGATTTCCAACAGTGAACTTTGACCCATGTTAAATTCAACAGGTGAACTTTATCTTAGCTCCACAGACGCGACCAAATCATACATCAACTTGGATATACCTGAAgttgaagtatacaagaacaggTAAGTAAACATGCCATATGTTACATTTataatatacatttttttttttgattaattcgaagaaaaataaaattgtttcagGCATTACCAAAGAACAAACGTAGACATTGTGAAGATGCCCGACATATCCAAAGATGATTTTTCTGCTGAGAAAAGGATAACCATACAGCAGCTGATTGATTTGCTACAAGATGATTCGAATGAGGTATTTAACGTAGACATTGTAATAACCTGTAAtgtgtaaaataaaataaaatgcagGTACCGTCTGCAGCTAGAGGTCGAAGACCAAACAGGATGTCCAACGATCTTTGTGGCATTTGGTACAGAAGCTGAGGAGTTGCTGGGTGATACGGATATACACAACAACTTCAAACATATAATCGTTTAGAgcaaatttgggatgagatcgtaacacagtgggacggagtaaagatcaaatcccaaccaaagatcaaattccagaccaaatatggtcgcgaccaaatcccaaattctaatatagtcgggcgtaaatttaaagtacgtttgttgctgggcgtaaatttaaagtacgcttgttgctgggcgtaaatttaaagtacgcttgttaacgggcggagatttaaattacgcccgatgaaaattcaaattaaataaaaaagaaaaagaatgaggcggacttttaaagtccgcctgatgaaagttaccaaaaatggggcggacttttaaagtccgcctgatgaaattttaatggggcggacttttaaagtccgcctgatgaaagttacaaaaaatggggcggacttttaaagtccgcctgacgaaattttaatcatgtaccgttgcgtcacaacacggactaaacccaaaatttggtcttttttttgatctttgatctttggttttgatcgcaccactgcagttgctcttaataGAGGTATTTAACGTAAACAGTGCTATTACTTTAAATTAAATTGGACCTATCTTATTAATAATTAATAATACTTTTCTAAATAATTGCAGGAAAAAAGACATGATCTGATAGAAAAACAATTTCCCCAATTGCAAGGAAAAAAGTATGTATTCACGATAAAAATTGATGGATTCATTTTGAGGCGCAAATTGGAAAGCGCCACGGCTAGGATGTGGTCGGCCACATCTAATTTGTATGTGGCCCCTTCTTATTTTTTTTGACACCTATCAAACTGAAAAATCCGTTCCCTTCAAATACTTTAACTTTTTaagaaaaagtaggaagttaggaaaaaaaaactaaataattagGTAATAAAAAAGTTTTggaagtttttttattttataagaatGGTCACATATTTCGAGTATgtgcccgaccacatcgtagccgcaccTCATTATCATACATGACTTTGTTGGTTTTTGCCAAATCTCTAAAGTAATACGTGTCCATTATCAGAAACTAAATGCACACAGTAAACTCAAGCTGTTTGGCACTGGCAGTTCAAAATGAAACGTAACAACAATTAATTTTTTAAATGCCAGTTGAAAAATAAACTGACCAATTTACCAGATTTATGACAGGTTAAACAAAGACAAATGCTATCCCGCACCGTTTTGCGGGAAATTATACCGCTCAAGCGGACTTTTTTACCGTTAGATGATCAAATCAACCGTTAGATTCGCATTTAGGAAAGAACCCGCCATTTTCCCTAAAGTTCAAGACTGTTAAATCTGAATTTTAACGTGATCTAACGGTAAAAAATCGCTTGAGCAGGATAGCTACCCGCAAAATGGTGCGGACAGCATTGCTTTAAACAAATGGAGCGAATTATGACAATTTAAGATTTAAATGTAAGGTCGATAAGCtttcaaacaaaaataacaaagcaAAATGTCCCGAAGAAGATGGACCTCGGGTAATGTTCGTATGCTttcgaagaatttttttttaccgAATCTGAAAAGTCTGGGCCCTGTTCGACAAAAATCCCCAAGCCTAACTAAATTTTGGAGACTAATCCACATCTAATTTCCGAGTTCTGATACACATCCTAATCTGAATCCAAAAAAGATTTGGAAATACAACTTTATTTTAAGAATTATTAGGGAActgaactatatatatatatatatatgcatacaTCTAAATCTGACGTAAACACCAGAAGTTTATAGACAAAACCTCCTCAACAGCGTTAACAAAGCTTTTTACAGGTTTGTATTCTTCATTCCTCTCTATTGATATTGATATTGCTTCCTTTACTCTACTGGAGAAGTATGGATATCTCTTCCTTTTGTTAGAATTTGAATGCGTCGCGATATTGGATTTTAGATTTTGTTTGTTAAATTTGGTAGTTTTTTGGCTAGAGTTTGAGGGAGAAAAAATTGCAATATGTTTGTTAGATTTCTTGCTCGCACTTAATTAAGGTAGTGTTAAACGTGTTGGGTTGCTGATGTGGGAAATGGTTCTAttaactactccctccgttccactgtAGATGATGTTCTTagagttttcacgcagattaaggaATGGAGAGAGATACAAAAAAATTCTACTTATGCccttgagaaaagtcttcaaacattaattactATCTGCgtgtttaaaaataaacttatggtTCCAAGATAAAATGTGAGGGTATTGATGGTAGTTTTgtgggaaaaatatgaaaactataaAGTAATGTGGAACACAAAAATAACCCTAAACATTCAtttaaaatggaacggagggagtattaagttatgaatctgataagtgtcgCTGATGAAAATATGTGAGCAAATTACTAAACATTACAGGTTTGAAGAAAACAGCGACGGCTCTTTGTATTAAAGTACGGTTTACTTAAAATCGAGGTACCAATCCACAAATACCAGTTATAATAACACCTTCGAAATTTCTCTTTCGTAGATATAATCATGCCAACAGCAGAGAAGTATTGTTTCAAACCAAGAACAACAATGTATCATCGTTTCAGTGAGATTAATGAGATCAATGAAAGCAACAAGATCAAAGTAAGAATTCTGAGGATTTGGTATGCGAAACAGGTATATACGAGGGAGACACCGAGTTTGGACTTGTTCCTAGTCGATGAAAACGTGAGTAGTCCATTTTAACCCacttggaaaataaaatatttttgttatAGTTACCTTTTTAACTGCCATCATATAAGCAATCCCCTATATTTTATGAAATTTCAGGAGAATCTGCTACATGCTACCATTGATAAATATCTCATAGACAACTATATTTGAATGCTGAGGAAAGGAGAGGTTTATCTTATAAGCAATTTCGAGATATATCAACTCGCCAACACTGAGCATTACCGGCCAGTTTTAAATGATAACAAGATGGaatcaatgaaaataaaaaagtaCGGATAGTTGCTGGCAACACGTTTAATTTTCCGGGACATAAATTCGATTTCCTTGAACTCGAAATTGTTCGCTCTCTATTTGGAAATGTTGTTTATCTTATAGGTAATGTAAAATCCGAAAAGACAACAGACTGTTCGTCTTCGATATTATGAAAATTATTCATAAAGAAGAACCAGGTATAtaatgactttttttttcttgtgtagATGTGGGCGGGAGATCAATATCTATCTCGGAAAAGGAGCGAGTAACCAAGAAAGACACTAGGAACAGATTACACCTAGGAACCGTAACTAGTATAGTGACATGAGGTACATTCTTTGATTTACCTATATCTTTTTGCTCaagttattatatatatatatcaagaatACGTAACACAGATAAAGAGTGGTTAGGATTTATCCTTGGAAAAGATAAATCTATGTTAttgatttgttcaacttaaatgttattattagtgttttattaattgATATCTCTTTAATTACTTATTATTAATGTTTTATTAATTGATGTCTCATTAATTGCTTTTGATGGTGatttattaaatttttatttcccttaattaatctaataaatgcATAGTTTTATTAATAAGTAATCTTACTAAAAATTATATCAACCAAAACTATTAATGGTTTTTCTCATAATTAATTAATGGTTGTGATTGGGACTAAATATACATCTGACGACCAAAATTTACTTATAATATCACTAATGTCTCATTAatgtttgttttttattattaGGAAAACTAGAATAGTTAGAGGCAAAGCTGACTTCTGGTTAAAAGAGGTTGAAATTGGAGTAGTTGGGGTTGAAATAATTCTTTTCTAAGAACCGAGTAATCTTACCGATTCTTCCATCTAATATCTCCATTATACTTAAGAATCTTTTTTCCTATGAAATCTTTGTgtatatttcttttgattttcttatctTATGATTCGATGGTTCTTCATTTTTATTGAGACAAAAACCATAGTAAGCCACAGTTATAATCACCCATTTGATTGAGCAACGATTAACTTAAGTTTTCACAAATCCGTGCCAGAATTAGTGATTATGCTTGGTCATGAAATTGTCGAATTCTTTAtacaacaaaaaatttaaaaaattgatCAATTATAACAATATTA includes the following:
- the LOC113285961 gene encoding uncharacterized protein LOC113285961; translation: MNKCNRKTNISFRKETEGHENNRAIYRGHERKKNEIGDQLKDIKAVGQTKFLQVIIVTSIYVQNYEGELYLSSTDATKSYINLDIPEVEVYKNRHYQRTNVDIVKMPDISKDDFSAEKRITIQQLIDLLQDDSNEVFNVDIVITCNV